In the genome of Halobacterium noricense, one region contains:
- a CDS encoding DUF373 family protein has translation MLLVLCVDLDDDLGRKTGVPTPVVGRNEVEHAAVSLAEADPEDSDVNVLFEGVHLHDQYSTDEEVEVAAVTGLERGDVAANRKVGREVDEVLASIQSDDPVRAVVVTDGAQDESVVPVIRSRVPIDAVKRVVVRQAQDLESMYYTLKQVMNDPETRGTLLVPLGILLLIYPLAVLADVLGLPGAVLGVSSAAVGLYALFRGLGLESTVDAAVERVRSGLYTGRVTLITYVVAAALLVIGSVEGMNELATVRESAAGSLAPSTVVAALTYGAVRWFAAAGLTTSLGQVTDEYLAERFRWRYLNAPFYVLSIAAVLHMLSAFFLGYVTLTELAAVLTAGTLVSVLSTLTFAVVESWRADRKGGPDAA, from the coding sequence ATGCTGCTCGTGCTGTGCGTGGACCTCGACGACGACCTCGGCCGGAAGACCGGCGTGCCGACGCCGGTGGTCGGGCGCAACGAGGTCGAGCACGCCGCGGTGTCGCTGGCGGAGGCCGACCCCGAGGACAGCGACGTGAACGTCCTCTTCGAGGGCGTCCACCTCCACGACCAGTACAGCACCGACGAGGAGGTAGAGGTCGCCGCCGTCACGGGTCTCGAACGCGGGGACGTCGCCGCCAACCGGAAGGTCGGCCGCGAAGTCGACGAAGTACTGGCGAGCATCCAGAGCGACGACCCCGTTCGCGCGGTGGTCGTCACGGACGGCGCACAGGACGAGTCCGTCGTCCCAGTCATCCGCTCGCGGGTGCCCATCGACGCCGTCAAGCGCGTCGTCGTGCGCCAGGCCCAGGACTTGGAGTCGATGTACTACACGCTCAAGCAGGTGATGAACGACCCCGAGACCCGCGGGACGCTGCTGGTGCCGCTGGGCATCCTCCTGCTCATCTACCCGCTGGCGGTGCTCGCGGACGTGCTCGGGCTGCCGGGCGCAGTCCTGGGCGTCTCATCGGCAGCGGTCGGACTGTACGCGCTATTCCGCGGGCTCGGCCTCGAATCCACCGTGGACGCCGCGGTCGAGCGCGTGCGCTCGGGGCTGTACACGGGCCGCGTGACGCTCATCACGTACGTCGTCGCGGCCGCCCTGCTGGTCATCGGCAGCGTCGAGGGGATGAACGAACTCGCGACCGTCCGGGAGAGCGCGGCCGGGTCGCTCGCACCGTCGACAGTCGTCGCGGCACTCACGTACGGCGCGGTCCGGTGGTTCGCGGCAGCCGGGCTCACCACGAGCCTCGGGCAAGTCACGGACGAGTACCTCGCCGAGCGGTTCCGCTGGCGGTACCTGAACGCGCCGTTCTACGTGCTCTCTATCGCAGCCGTCCTGCACATGCTGTCGGCGTTCTTCCTCGGCTACGTCACGCTCACCGAACTCGCCGCGGTGCTCACGGCCGGGACGCTGGTGAGCGTGCTCTCGACGCTGACGTTCGCGGTCGTCGAGTCGTGGCGCGCCGACCGGAAGGGCGGCCCGGACGCCGCCTAG
- a CDS encoding polyprenyl synthetase family protein encodes MEYVEARRAAIEQRLAETVAAVEPSELSDELEHVVLAGGKRVRPTLTLLVCEAAGGDSEDAMGFAVGIELVHNASLVVDDIIDQSALRRGKASAWAAFDHGPALVASNGLLGEAFALFSRDPRAMECVTDALVELGEGEAIELVDRPETEEEYMELARRKTGALFRAAAELGAVAADADGRSIEALGEYAERVGVAFQIRDDVLDATAESEALGKPAGIDEELDRPSIVRVTDRSPAELNALAERESERAMDALDSLDLPAGEAYDYLEYLAEFVVSREA; translated from the coding sequence ATGGAGTACGTGGAGGCGCGCCGCGCCGCCATCGAGCAGCGGCTCGCGGAGACCGTTGCGGCCGTGGAGCCGTCGGAGCTCAGCGACGAGCTCGAACACGTCGTGCTCGCGGGCGGCAAGCGCGTGCGCCCGACGCTCACCCTGCTCGTCTGCGAGGCCGCGGGCGGGGACAGCGAGGACGCGATGGGGTTCGCGGTCGGCATCGAACTCGTCCACAACGCCTCCCTCGTCGTCGACGACATCATCGACCAATCCGCGCTCCGCCGCGGGAAGGCCAGCGCGTGGGCGGCGTTCGACCACGGCCCCGCGCTCGTCGCCTCGAACGGCCTGCTCGGGGAGGCGTTCGCGCTGTTCTCCCGCGACCCCCGCGCGATGGAGTGCGTGACCGACGCGCTCGTCGAACTCGGTGAGGGCGAAGCCATCGAGCTGGTCGACCGCCCGGAGACCGAGGAGGAGTACATGGAACTCGCGCGCCGGAAGACCGGCGCGCTGTTCCGCGCCGCCGCCGAACTCGGCGCGGTCGCGGCGGACGCCGACGGTCGCTCGATAGAGGCGCTGGGTGAGTACGCCGAGCGCGTCGGCGTCGCGTTCCAGATTCGGGACGACGTCCTCGACGCCACCGCGGAGAGCGAGGCGCTCGGGAAGCCCGCGGGCATCGACGAGGAGCTGGACCGCCCGAGCATCGTGCGCGTCACCGACCGGTCTCCCGCGGAGTTGAACGCGCTCGCCGAGCGCGAGAGCGAGCGCGCGATGGACGCCCTCGACAGCCTTGACCTGCCGGCCGGCGAAGCCTACGACTACTTGGAGTACCTCGCGGAGTTCGTCGTCTCGCGGGAAGCCTAG
- a CDS encoding electron transfer flavoprotein subunit alpha/FixB family protein, whose translation MTAVLVVADHRRGDLRDVSLELLSAGRDLADAAGGDLHVAVISGNVESFAETLNREGVDRIHTVAHGEEFNHDVYVQALTALAADLAPEFIVVPNSVNGLDYAPAVATRLDRPYVSDAVGLDYADGTLEVTREMYGSKVETTADVADGPFAVSIRGGEWPPAEGIGDAEVSEFDVDVDEDAVRSKVKGFEEVGGGDVDISDADFLVSIGRGIEEEENLELVEKLAEVTGATLSSSRPIVDNGWLPKNRQVGQSGKQVTPDVYLAVGISGAVQHVAGMKGADTIIAVNTDPNAPIFDIADYGIVGNLFDVVPALIEAFGGEPPSV comes from the coding sequence ATGACTGCTGTGCTCGTCGTCGCCGACCACCGCCGCGGCGACCTGCGCGACGTCAGCCTCGAACTGCTCTCGGCGGGCCGCGACCTCGCGGACGCCGCCGGCGGCGACCTCCACGTGGCTGTGATTTCGGGGAACGTCGAGTCGTTCGCCGAGACGCTCAACCGCGAGGGCGTCGACCGGATTCACACAGTCGCGCACGGCGAGGAGTTCAACCACGACGTCTACGTGCAGGCCCTCACCGCGCTCGCCGCCGACCTCGCGCCCGAATTCATCGTGGTGCCCAACAGCGTCAACGGCCTCGACTACGCGCCCGCCGTCGCCACCCGGCTCGACCGTCCGTACGTCTCCGACGCTGTCGGCCTCGACTACGCTGACGGCACGCTCGAAGTCACGCGGGAGATGTACGGATCGAAGGTCGAAACGACCGCCGACGTCGCCGACGGCCCGTTCGCCGTCTCCATCCGCGGCGGCGAGTGGCCGCCTGCGGAGGGCATCGGCGACGCCGAAGTTAGCGAATTCGACGTGGACGTCGACGAGGACGCCGTCCGGTCCAAAGTCAAGGGCTTCGAGGAAGTCGGCGGCGGCGACGTCGACATCAGCGACGCCGACTTCCTCGTCTCCATCGGCCGCGGCATCGAGGAGGAGGAGAACCTCGAACTCGTCGAGAAACTCGCGGAAGTGACCGGTGCGACGCTCTCCTCGTCGCGCCCCATCGTGGACAACGGCTGGCTGCCGAAGAACCGGCAGGTCGGCCAGTCCGGCAAGCAGGTGACCCCGGACGTCTACCTCGCCGTCGGCATCTCCGGCGCGGTCCAGCACGTCGCCGGGATGAAGGGCGCGGACACCATCATCGCGGTGAACACGGACCCGAACGCACCCATCTTCGACATCGCGGACTACGGCATCGTCGGCAACCTCTTCGACGTCGTCCCCGCGCTCATCGAAGCGTTCGGCGGCGAACCACCGAGCGTTTGA
- a CDS encoding electron transfer flavoprotein subunit beta/FixA family protein gives MKVLVTVKEVATVEDDFEISGTEIEERFLDYDLNEWDDYAVEEAVQLAEAGDDVEVVAVTIGPERSEETIRMALAKGADRAVRVWDDAIADVELLDVETKAELLGAVVEAEDPDLVFSGVQANDDSFGATGVALAETVGFEWAAVVNALDTEHVLDEGVASLRRELEGGIEELTDVELPAVLAIQTGINEPRYASLRGIRQAQSKEIDVQSLDDLGVGADDVASSLDVTAMYEPETESEAQYLDGDAGEQAAKLADVLTELGVVGE, from the coding sequence ATGAAGGTTCTCGTCACCGTCAAGGAGGTCGCCACCGTCGAGGACGACTTCGAGATTTCCGGCACGGAAATCGAGGAGCGGTTCCTCGACTACGACCTCAACGAGTGGGATGACTACGCCGTCGAGGAGGCCGTCCAGCTCGCCGAAGCCGGGGATGATGTCGAAGTCGTCGCGGTCACCATCGGCCCCGAGCGGAGCGAGGAGACGATTCGGATGGCGCTGGCGAAAGGTGCCGACCGCGCGGTTCGCGTCTGGGACGACGCCATCGCGGACGTCGAACTGCTCGACGTCGAGACGAAGGCCGAACTGCTCGGCGCTGTCGTCGAGGCGGAGGACCCCGACCTCGTGTTCTCGGGCGTGCAGGCCAACGACGACAGCTTCGGCGCGACCGGCGTGGCACTCGCGGAGACGGTCGGCTTCGAGTGGGCGGCCGTCGTGAACGCCCTCGACACCGAGCACGTCCTCGACGAGGGCGTCGCCTCGCTACGCCGCGAACTCGAAGGCGGCATCGAGGAGCTCACCGACGTCGAACTCCCCGCAGTGCTGGCCATCCAGACGGGTATCAACGAGCCCCGGTACGCCAGCCTCCGCGGCATCCGGCAGGCGCAGTCGAAGGAAATCGACGTGCAGAGTCTCGACGACCTCGGAGTCGGTGCCGACGACGTCGCCAGCAGCCTCGACGTGACGGCGATGTACGAGCCCGAGACCGAGAGCGAGGCCCAGTACCTCGACGGCGACGCCGGCGAGCAGGCCGCGAAGCTCGCTGACGTGCTTACCGAGTTGGGGGTGGTCGGCGAATGA
- a CDS encoding helix-turn-helix transcriptional regulator: MRQAALLVAVVCLLAVPVAGAVGAPAPQSAALQEDTEPAASGVDVTVQIQSDGAARWNVSAKYPLEDANATAAFERLRDRFEAGQTDSEFSVDVFRAVVPSVSDRVGRSMEIRDASRSSRIVEEGNNSTGVLTIEFTWTNFSRVEDERLVVDAFTTGWFGDLAANQTLTIRTPDGYDTDQIEPGPDSIANGAYRWTGPQTFGSGEPAVVFTEANSVVGVSMAALVFVGLVALVAGGASVWAYYRGEPALSWLRRVRDSIQSSKPGGEASPGEPTGESGTETEPTEPTGGTAAATAGEAAESEPENVDPELLSDEERVERLLREQGGRMKQSEIVEETRWSTAKVSQLLSSMAEEGRVEKLRIGRENLISLPGEGVNDAVDEE; the protein is encoded by the coding sequence ATGCGGCAGGCCGCCCTCCTCGTCGCCGTCGTCTGTCTCCTCGCCGTGCCCGTGGCCGGTGCAGTCGGAGCGCCCGCTCCACAGTCGGCCGCCCTCCAAGAAGATACCGAGCCGGCAGCCTCGGGCGTCGACGTCACCGTCCAGATTCAGTCCGACGGTGCGGCGCGCTGGAACGTCTCCGCGAAGTACCCCCTCGAAGACGCCAACGCCACCGCGGCGTTCGAGCGGCTCCGCGACCGGTTCGAAGCCGGCCAGACGGACAGCGAGTTCTCCGTGGACGTCTTCCGCGCGGTCGTCCCGTCGGTCAGCGACCGGGTGGGTCGGTCGATGGAAATCCGGGACGCCAGCCGGTCCTCGCGCATCGTCGAGGAAGGAAACAACTCCACGGGCGTGCTCACCATCGAATTCACGTGGACGAACTTCTCGCGCGTCGAGGACGAGCGCCTGGTCGTCGACGCGTTCACGACAGGGTGGTTCGGCGACCTCGCGGCGAACCAGACGTTGACGATTCGGACGCCCGACGGCTACGACACCGACCAGATCGAGCCCGGGCCGGACAGCATCGCGAACGGCGCGTACCGGTGGACCGGCCCGCAGACGTTCGGGTCGGGTGAACCGGCCGTCGTGTTCACCGAAGCCAACTCCGTGGTCGGCGTCTCGATGGCCGCGCTCGTCTTCGTCGGTCTCGTCGCCCTCGTCGCGGGCGGCGCGTCCGTGTGGGCGTACTACCGCGGCGAGCCGGCGCTCTCGTGGTTGCGCCGCGTTCGCGATAGCATCCAGAGTAGCAAGCCCGGCGGCGAGGCTTCGCCCGGCGAGCCGACCGGCGAATCCGGCACAGAGACCGAACCGACGGAACCGACCGGTGGCACCGCGGCAGCAACAGCGGGCGAAGCCGCCGAGTCCGAGCCCGAAAACGTCGACCCAGAGCTGTTGAGCGACGAGGAGCGCGTCGAGCGACTGCTGCGCGAGCAGGGCGGCCGGATGAAGCAGTCCGAAATCGTCGAGGAGACGCGGTGGTCGACGGCGAAAGTCTCCCAGCTACTCTCCTCGATGGCCGAGGAGGGCCGCGTCGAGAAGCTCCGCATCGGCCGCGAGAACCTCATCTCGCTGCCCGGCGAGGGCGTCAACGACGCCGTCGACGAGGAGTAA
- a CDS encoding DUF7094 domain-containing protein: MSRVRPLLAAILLVVATTATLAASGGVAAPVEPSDDPVVGTSERSSHVLLLTEADAASYDEPNASVTSTLESGHADLAIDLQLGEVEQRLDAADNRSARREILQNATDKAAERVAELRARATAANDAYRDGEMTAAAYVRTLGAIHAEASSLSSMLGSTSAPGTLYSYAYDNGFSEIGTRVYRLRAQLATVEGPVRERIAAVVHGDREQIRVHVTAGNGVMLSTIDDGRYVRETVRPDNVEDDLGGDISDAPGIIQAQYPWLANHSTSPSIETRGGYAFYYRANYGHGQITAYIDTTTERVYAEHHQQTLAQLPADAERNDTANNATLTTSRTYAGGPLLVRMENEAGEPLDTTVSLNGTVAGDTGDDGRLWVLSPAGEYNVTTVHDGARLEVNVTAQPSP, translated from the coding sequence ATGTCCCGCGTCCGCCCCCTCCTCGCCGCCATCCTCCTCGTGGTCGCGACGACGGCCACGCTCGCCGCCAGCGGGGGCGTCGCTGCGCCCGTCGAGCCCAGCGACGACCCCGTCGTCGGTACGTCCGAGCGCTCCTCACACGTGCTCCTCCTCACGGAGGCTGACGCAGCGTCGTACGACGAACCGAACGCATCCGTGACGAGCACGCTCGAATCCGGCCACGCGGACCTCGCCATCGACCTCCAGCTCGGCGAGGTCGAACAGCGCCTCGACGCGGCCGACAACCGGTCCGCTCGCCGCGAAATCCTCCAGAACGCCACCGACAAGGCCGCCGAACGCGTCGCAGAACTCCGCGCTCGCGCGACCGCCGCCAACGACGCGTACCGGGACGGCGAGATGACCGCCGCGGCGTACGTCCGCACGCTGGGTGCGATTCACGCGGAAGCCAGCAGCCTCTCCTCGATGCTCGGGAGCACGTCCGCCCCGGGAACGCTGTACTCGTACGCCTACGACAACGGGTTCTCGGAAATCGGCACGCGAGTGTACCGGCTCCGCGCGCAACTGGCGACGGTCGAGGGGCCAGTCCGCGAACGAATCGCAGCCGTCGTGCACGGCGACCGTGAGCAGATTCGCGTGCACGTGACTGCCGGCAACGGCGTCATGCTCTCGACCATCGACGACGGGCGGTACGTCCGTGAGACCGTCCGTCCCGACAACGTTGAGGACGACCTCGGCGGCGACATCTCGGACGCGCCGGGTATCATCCAGGCGCAGTACCCGTGGTTGGCGAACCACTCGACGTCGCCGAGTATCGAGACGCGCGGCGGATACGCCTTCTACTACCGGGCGAACTACGGCCACGGGCAAATCACGGCGTACATCGACACGACGACCGAGCGCGTCTACGCGGAACACCACCAGCAGACGCTCGCACAGCTCCCCGCGGACGCCGAACGGAACGACACCGCGAACAACGCGACGCTGACCACGTCCCGGACGTACGCTGGCGGGCCGCTACTCGTGCGGATGGAGAACGAGGCCGGCGAACCGCTCGATACGACCGTCTCACTGAACGGGACGGTCGCCGGTGACACCGGCGACGACGGCCGGCTCTGGGTGTTGAGCCCCGCAGGCGAGTACAACGTCACGACGGTGCACGACGGCGCGAGGCTGGAAGTCAACGTGACCGCGCAACCGTCGCCGTGA
- a CDS encoding type IV pilin, translating to MARGYAPVAVVLLLAVTVVAAAAVATAVPALPGDPPPQRAVDADATSDGRVTVTLLSGEPLDTRSATVRVAVDGEPLAHQPPVPYFAARGFRGGPAGPFNVAADSSWTVGETASLQVAGTNSPDLRVGATLTVRVLVGGHVVAVAETTVETAS from the coding sequence GTGGCTCGCGGCTACGCGCCCGTCGCCGTCGTGCTCCTGCTCGCGGTCACCGTCGTCGCCGCGGCAGCCGTCGCGACTGCGGTGCCCGCACTCCCCGGTGACCCACCGCCGCAGCGCGCAGTAGACGCCGACGCGACCAGCGACGGCCGCGTCACGGTCACGTTGCTCTCCGGAGAACCACTCGACACGCGGAGTGCGACCGTTCGCGTCGCGGTCGACGGCGAGCCGCTGGCGCACCAGCCGCCCGTGCCGTACTTCGCGGCGCGCGGGTTCCGTGGCGGGCCGGCCGGCCCGTTCAACGTCGCTGCGGACTCGTCGTGGACAGTAGGCGAAACTGCGTCGCTACAGGTCGCTGGGACGAACAGCCCCGACTTGCGGGTAGGTGCGACGCTCACCGTGCGCGTACTCGTCGGCGGGCACGTCGTCGCCGTCGCCGAGACGACCGTCGAGACGGCGTCGTAG
- a CDS encoding methyltransferase domain-containing protein, whose product MGVLEDKARARTFYKYLSKVYDRVNPFVWNEEMRDEALELLDLDADDRVLDVGCGTGFGTEGLLRYTDDVYGLDQSRHQLAKAREKLGKHDPVAFHYGDAERLPFEDDTFDAVWSSGSIEYWPNPVEGLREIRRVLKPGEWTVVVGPDYPNSTVFQKVADAIMLFYDEAEADRMFAEAGFVDVEHHVMQAKPGSPRAIVTLARAPDDEQADASA is encoded by the coding sequence ATGGGAGTCCTCGAAGACAAGGCGCGCGCCCGCACCTTCTACAAGTACCTCTCGAAGGTGTACGACCGCGTCAACCCGTTCGTGTGGAACGAGGAGATGCGCGACGAGGCGCTCGAACTGCTCGACCTCGACGCCGACGACCGCGTGCTCGACGTGGGCTGTGGCACCGGCTTCGGCACGGAGGGGCTGCTCCGGTACACCGACGACGTCTACGGCCTCGACCAGAGCCGCCACCAGCTCGCGAAGGCACGCGAGAAACTCGGCAAGCACGACCCCGTGGCGTTCCACTACGGCGACGCCGAGCGCCTGCCGTTCGAGGACGACACGTTCGACGCCGTGTGGTCGTCGGGCTCCATCGAGTACTGGCCCAACCCCGTGGAGGGCCTGCGCGAGATCCGGCGCGTACTCAAGCCCGGCGAGTGGACGGTCGTCGTCGGCCCCGACTACCCGAACTCGACGGTGTTCCAGAAGGTCGCGGACGCAATCATGCTGTTCTACGACGAGGCCGAGGCCGACCGGATGTTCGCGGAAGCCGGCTTCGTCGACGTCGAACACCACGTGATGCAGGCGAAACCCGGGAGTCCGCGCGCCATCGTCACGCTCGCGCGAGCGCCCGACGACGAGCAGGCCGACGCATCGGCCTGA
- the ahaH gene encoding ATP synthase archaeal subunit H: MPRPEVLEDIKSAESDADDIVAEAEEDREERLSEARQRADEIRDEAEEEARELKEQKLEAAREDTEAERDRILEEGEAEREQLEALADENEEDAVAYAVEQFEEAVHAQT, from the coding sequence ATGCCAAGGCCAGAGGTTCTCGAAGATATCAAATCGGCTGAATCGGACGCCGACGACATCGTGGCCGAGGCGGAGGAGGACCGCGAGGAACGGTTGTCCGAAGCCCGGCAGCGGGCCGATGAAATCCGCGACGAAGCGGAGGAGGAGGCTCGCGAACTGAAAGAACAAAAACTCGAAGCGGCACGCGAAGACACCGAGGCGGAGCGCGACCGCATCCTCGAAGAGGGCGAAGCCGAGCGCGAGCAGCTCGAAGCCCTCGCGGACGAGAACGAGGAGGACGCGGTGGCGTACGCCGTCGAACAGTTCGAGGAGGCGGTACATGCTCAGACCTGA
- a CDS encoding V-type ATP synthase subunit I, giving the protein MLRPERMSKVSVTGSKRVIDDVIETIHDLNLVHLSDYDGEIEGFDNGDPMEGADDASEKLVTVRSLESTLDIDETDAGPTRIVTEEALETELEEIRIEVNELDDRYSELEDELRDVEERIDAVEPFADLGIDLDLLGGYDSLQVAVGEGNADDVRDELRTAEAIEAFELFEGDDTLAVFAYPRSDDPDALDDALVGVEFARLEVPDAEGSPEAYVEELRHERETIESKLDSVESELDDLRVEHAGFLLAAEEKLSIDVQKAEVPLQFATTEHAFVAEGWIPSDEYATFVEGIQDAVGEHAAVEELEQADYEPSGHGHHGPVEEGHDVEEAATDGGTTAEFDDDDSPPVIQDNPGVAHPFEALTEVINRPKYTELDPTVVLFLTFPAFYGFMIGDLGYGILYAALGFWLYRGFDSEMISKLGGVAMWAGGFTALFGVLYGEIFGLHLVTEYLWHGAFGLADAPLKKGLHVGAFAELWLAASLLFGIAHLAIGYVFGLVNEARSHGVKAAVTESGGPLLLMAGVGAWLFSTHMQSGGGPRPELLYRAVDLIPGVVGGLPPVVGQVGLAAAVLGLVLVTIGEGAAGFLESPTYALVNTVSYTRIAAVLLAKAGMAYVVNLLVFGAYELHLDEPETVDYMFGLFSTVIENETHFMLFSTDTHGGEVLFPGLIHMGTAGVLAGIVVLVLGHLLVLALGVTSAGLQALRLEYVEFFNKFYEGGGEKYNPFGHQRNYTTED; this is encoded by the coding sequence ATGCTCAGACCTGAGCGCATGAGCAAGGTGTCGGTGACGGGCTCGAAGCGCGTCATCGACGACGTCATCGAGACGATTCACGACCTGAATCTCGTCCACCTCTCGGACTACGATGGCGAAATCGAGGGGTTCGACAACGGCGACCCGATGGAGGGTGCCGACGACGCCTCCGAGAAGCTCGTCACGGTGCGGTCGCTGGAGTCGACCCTCGACATCGACGAGACCGACGCCGGCCCGACCCGCATCGTCACCGAGGAAGCCCTCGAAACGGAGCTCGAGGAGATTCGCATCGAAGTCAACGAGCTCGACGACCGGTACAGCGAGCTCGAAGACGAACTGCGCGACGTCGAGGAGCGCATCGACGCCGTCGAACCGTTCGCGGACCTCGGCATCGACCTCGACCTGCTCGGCGGCTACGACAGCCTGCAGGTCGCGGTCGGTGAGGGGAACGCCGACGATGTCCGCGACGAACTCCGGACCGCGGAAGCCATCGAGGCGTTCGAGCTCTTCGAGGGGGACGATACGCTCGCGGTGTTCGCGTACCCGCGTAGCGACGACCCCGACGCGCTCGACGACGCGCTCGTCGGCGTGGAGTTCGCGCGACTGGAAGTCCCGGACGCCGAGGGGAGCCCCGAGGCGTACGTCGAGGAACTCCGCCACGAGCGCGAGACCATCGAGTCGAAACTCGACAGCGTGGAGAGCGAACTCGACGACCTCCGCGTGGAGCACGCGGGCTTCCTGCTGGCCGCCGAGGAGAAACTCTCCATCGACGTCCAGAAGGCCGAAGTCCCGCTGCAGTTCGCGACCACCGAGCACGCGTTCGTCGCCGAGGGCTGGATTCCCAGCGACGAGTACGCGACGTTCGTCGAGGGCATCCAGGACGCCGTCGGCGAGCACGCTGCCGTCGAGGAACTCGAACAGGCGGACTACGAGCCGTCCGGCCACGGCCACCACGGCCCCGTGGAAGAGGGGCACGACGTGGAGGAGGCCGCGACGGACGGCGGGACGACCGCCGAATTCGACGACGACGACAGCCCGCCGGTCATCCAAGACAACCCCGGTGTGGCGCACCCGTTCGAGGCGCTGACCGAGGTCATCAACCGACCGAAGTACACGGAACTCGACCCGACGGTCGTGCTGTTCCTAACGTTCCCGGCGTTCTACGGGTTCATGATTGGTGACCTCGGGTACGGTATCCTGTACGCCGCCCTCGGCTTCTGGCTGTACCGCGGTTTCGACAGCGAGATGATTTCGAAGCTCGGCGGCGTCGCCATGTGGGCCGGCGGATTCACGGCCCTGTTCGGCGTGTTGTACGGCGAAATATTCGGTCTCCACCTCGTCACGGAGTACCTGTGGCACGGCGCGTTCGGCCTCGCGGACGCCCCGCTGAAGAAGGGGCTACACGTCGGCGCGTTCGCCGAACTGTGGCTCGCGGCGAGTCTCCTGTTCGGCATCGCGCACCTCGCCATCGGTTACGTGTTCGGGCTCGTCAACGAGGCGCGCTCGCACGGCGTCAAGGCCGCCGTCACGGAGAGTGGCGGCCCGCTGTTGCTGATGGCAGGAGTCGGCGCGTGGCTGTTCAGCACGCACATGCAGTCCGGCGGCGGGCCGCGCCCCGAACTGCTCTACCGTGCTGTGGACCTGATTCCCGGCGTCGTCGGCGGGTTGCCGCCGGTCGTCGGCCAAGTCGGCTTGGCCGCGGCGGTGCTCGGCCTCGTACTCGTGACGATCGGCGAGGGCGCCGCCGGGTTCCTCGAGAGCCCGACGTACGCGCTCGTCAACACCGTCTCCTACACGCGGATTGCGGCGGTCCTGCTCGCGAAGGCGGGCATGGCGTACGTCGTCAATCTGCTCGTGTTCGGCGCCTACGAACTCCACCTCGACGAGCCCGAGACGGTCGACTACATGTTCGGCCTGTTCTCGACGGTCATCGAGAACGAGACGCACTTCATGCTGTTCAGCACCGACACTCACGGGGGCGAAGTGCTGTTCCCCGGCCTGATTCACATGGGCACCGCGGGGGTGCTCGCCGGCATCGTCGTGCTCGTGCTCGGGCACCTGCTCGTGCTGGCACTTGGTGTCACATCGGCCGGCTTACAGGCGCTACGCCTCGAATACGTGGAATTCTTTAACAAGTTTTATGAAGGCGGTGGAGAGAAGTACAACCCGTTCGGTCACCAGCGAAACTACACCACTGAGGACTAA
- a CDS encoding F0F1 ATP synthase subunit C — MPSITPKGAAAIAVGLAALGAGYAERGIGSAAVGAIAEDQDLFGTGLILTVLPETLVILALVVVFVVPSAF, encoded by the coding sequence ATGCCATCAATCACCCCGAAGGGCGCCGCCGCAATCGCCGTCGGCCTCGCCGCCCTCGGTGCAGGATACGCCGAGCGCGGCATCGGTAGCGCCGCCGTCGGCGCCATCGCGGAAGACCAGGACCTCTTCGGTACGGGCCTCATCCTGACGGTTCTCCCGGAGACGCTGGTCATCCTCGCGCTGGTCGTCGTGTTCGTCGTGCCGTCCGCATTCTAA
- a CDS encoding V-type ATP synthase subunit E — MSLETVVEDIRDEARERAKEIRNDAESRAEKIVADAEADTDEIRSDAEAEAEREIEREREQRLSSAKLEAKQMRLEARRDALEAVRETAEEEIAAIDGDDREALTRALLDAAADEFDDDPNVSVYGRADDEDLISDILDDYDGYEYAGEHDCLGGVVVESETSRVRVNNTFDSVIDDVWENNLKEISARLFDEEQ; from the coding sequence ATGAGCTTGGAAACAGTAGTTGAGGACATTCGAGACGAGGCCCGCGAGCGCGCGAAGGAGATTCGGAACGATGCCGAATCGCGCGCCGAGAAGATTGTCGCGGACGCCGAGGCCGACACCGACGAGATTCGCTCCGACGCGGAGGCGGAGGCCGAGCGTGAAATCGAGCGGGAGCGCGAGCAGCGCCTCTCCAGCGCGAAACTCGAGGCCAAGCAGATGCGCCTCGAAGCGCGCCGCGACGCCCTCGAGGCCGTCCGCGAAACCGCCGAGGAGGAAATCGCCGCCATCGACGGCGACGACCGCGAGGCCCTCACTCGCGCCCTTCTCGACGCTGCGGCCGACGAGTTCGACGATGACCCGAACGTCAGCGTCTACGGCCGCGCGGACGACGAGGACCTCATCTCGGACATCCTCGACGACTACGACGGTTACGAGTACGCCGGCGAGCACGACTGCCTCGGCGGCGTCGTTGTCGAGAGCGAGACGTCCCGGGTCCGCGTGAACAACACGTTCGACTCGGTCATCGACGACGTCTGGGAGAACAACCTGAAGGAAATCAGCGCGCGCCTCTTCGACGAGGAGCAATGA